TTTGTGTCGTCACTGACAGTCTGATTCAGATGGGTTATTTTGTTGCATGATGGCAAGCCGGAACAGAAAAAAACCTGATTCTTAAACGATATTTTTCAAAAAAATCTGTCCCCAGACAGTTCCTGCTTTTAGGGCTTGCTGGGGGCTTTTTTTCCTGCTAAAATAAACACATGACACGTTATAAAGCTATTATTTCCTATGATGGTTATGACTTTGCTGGTTTTCAGCGACAGCCTCATGCCAGAAGTGTTCAGGAAGAGATTGAAAAGACCCTGACCCGTATCAATAAAGGCCAGCCTGTGGTGATTCATGGAGCGGGCCGGACCGACAGCGGTGTCCATGCTCTGGGCCAGGTGCTGCATTTTGATTTACCAGAAGAGCGGGATGAAGAGAAATTGCGTTTTGCCTTGGATACCCAGACGCCGGAAGATATTGATTTTATTAGTGTGGAGCAGGTGTCGAACGATTTTCATTCTCGCTACAATAAGCACAGCAAGACCTATGAATTCTTGGTGGACATCGGCCGGCCCAAAAATCCTATGATGCGCCATTATGCTACGCATTATCCTTATCCTTTGGAGCTGCGTCTGATAGAAGAAGCGATTGCTCAGCTAGAGGGGACGCATGATTTTACAGGCTTTACGGCTTCAGGGACCAGTGTGGAAGACAAGGTTCGGACTATTACCGAGGCTAAAGTTCGCTATGATGCAGAGCGGAATTTTCTGGTCTTTACTTTTTCGGGTAATGGCTTTCTCTATAAGCAGATCCGTAATATGGTAGGGACGCTGCTCAAGATTGGCAATAAGCGCATGCCGGTGGAGCAGATTCAGAGGATTTTAGCGGAGAAAGACCGCCATCTGGCAGGACCAACAGCCGGTCCAAACGGCCTTTATCTAAAGGAGATTCGTTATGAAGAATAAGTTGATTTTAGCCCTTTCGGGCAATGATATTTTCAGCGGCGGTGGGCTGCACGCTGATTTGGCTACCTATACGGTCAATGGCCTGCATGGTTTCGTAGCTGTGACTTGCCTGACGGCTATGACTGACAAGGGGTTTGAGGTCATCCCAGTTGAGGAAGAGGTTTTTACCCAGCAGTTAGCCAGTCTCAAGGCTGTTCCTTTTTCTGCTATTAAGATAGGACTTTTACCCAATCTGGAAATAGCAGAGCAGGCTTTGGCTTTTGTCAAGCAGCATGCTGATATACCAGTAGTGCTGGATCCTGTTCTGGTCTGCAAGGAAAATCATGACTTGGAAGTTAGTGCGCTGAGAGAAGAAATCATCAAGTTTTTCCCTTATGTCAGCATCATCACGCCAAATCTGGCAGAAGCTCAGCTATTGACCCAAAAAGAAATCAAAACTCTAGAGGATATGCAGGCTGCAGCCAAGGAGCTCTATGATTTGGGAGCCAAGCATGTGGTGGTTAAGAGCGGCAATCGCTTAAGCAAGGAGCGGGCGGTGGATGTTTACTATGACGGTCGAGATTTTGAGGTCATGGAATCGCCAGTGCTGGCCAGCAACAATACCGGAGCGGGCTGCACATTTGCTTCCAGCATTGCCAGTCAGCTGCTTCTGGGTAAGTCTCCGCTTGCAGCAGTTCAATTGTCTAAAGATTTTGTTTACAGAGCGATTCAGCGCTCAGATCAATATGGGGTAGTTCAGTATGAGAAATAATCAAGTTAAAAAATTAGTTATCTTAGCTTTCATCACAGCACTGTCTGTGGTTTTGGGGAATTTTGTGAAAATCCCAACGGCGACAGGCTTTTTGACATTGTTGGATGTAGGGATTTATTTTACAGCTTTCTACTTTGGGCGCAAGGAAGCTGCTATTGTGGGAGGACTGACAGGCTTTTTGATTGATATGATTGCCGGCTATCCTCAGTGGATGATTTTCAGCCTTATTTGCCACGGACTTCAGGGTTTCTTTGCTGGCTTTGAGGGCAAGAAACGATATTTGGGGCTGATTTTGGCCGCGGTGGCTATGGTCGGTGGCTACGCCCTCTTTGACAGTATCATGAATGGTGTCGGAGCAGGCCTGGCTGGAATCTTAGGCAATTTTATGCAGAATGCATTTGGTTTAGCAGTCGGTTTTGCCCTTTACAAAGCTTTCCCGGAGAGTTTGAAAAAGACAGTCACAGTGAAATAAGTGAGGTGGGACATGGACTTAGCTAAGATTGGAGCAGAAACTCGTCAGATTGTTCTAGATGTTTTGGACAAGGCTGCCTTGGTCGAGGGAGATATTTTTGTTCTGGGTCTATCCTCTAGTGAGGTTGTCGGAGGCCATATCGGTCAGAGTTCCAGTCTGGAAGTAGGACAGATCATTGTCAAAACCATACTGGATATCTTAGAAGAGAAAGGTATCTTTTTAGCGGTCCAGGGATGTGAGCATCTCAATCGCGCCCTCGTAGTCGAAAGAGCCTTGGCAAACAAGAAGGGTTTGGAAATTGTCAATGTTCTGCCTACTCTTCATGCTGGAGGCAGCGGTCAGCTAGCAGCTTTCCAATACATGAAGGATCCTGTCGAGGTGGAGTTTATCGTTGCTCAGGCGGGGCTGGACATTGGAGATACTGCTATCGGCATGCATGTCAAGCACGTGCAGATTCCTATCCGACCGATTCTCAAGGAATTGGGAGCTGCCCATGTCACAGCTTTAGCCAGCCGTCCCAAGCTGATTGGCGGCGCTAGAGCGGCCTATACAGAGGATAAAATCAGGAAGGGATAAAAGGAAAAATAATTTTGAAAAAAACTCTAATTATGCTATAATGGGTTGTATTCAATAAATTTTAAGGAGAAATGACAGAATGTCTGTATCATTTGAAAACAAAGAAACAAATCGCGGCCTTTTGACTTTTAGCATCAGTCAAGAGAAAATCAAGCCTGCCTTGGACCGTGTATTTAACTCAGTAAAAAAAGATATTGCTGTACCAGGTTTCCGTAAAGGTCGCCTTCCACGTGCTATCTTCAACCAACGTTTTGGTGAAGAAGCCCTCTACCAAGATGCTTTGAACGCTCTTCTTCCAGAAGCATACGAAGCTGCTGTCAAAGAAGTGGGTATTGAAGTAGTTGCTCAGCCTCAGTTTGATGTAGAGTCTATGGAAAAAGGTCAAGACTGGGTCATCAAAGCTGAAGTAGTCACTAAGCCAGAAGTTAAACTGGGTGCTTACAAAGACTTGGAAGTAACTGTTGAAGCTAGCAAAGAAGTGACTGACGCTGAAGTAGATGAGCGCATTGAGCGTGAGCGTAACAACTTGGCTGAGTTGGTTCTCAAAGAAGGTCCAGCAGCTGACGGTGATACAGTTGTGATTGACTTTGTTGGTTCTGTTGACGGCGTTGAATTTGACGGCGGCAAGGGTGACAACTTCTCACTTGGACTGGGCAGCGGTCAATTCATCCCAGGATTTGAAGAGCAGTTGGTTGGCCACAGTGCAGGTGAAACAGTGGACGTTGTCGTAACCTTCCCAGAAGACTACCAAGCAGAAGACTTGGCAGGCAAGGAAGCTAAGTTTGTGACAACTATTCATGAAGTTAAAGAAAAAGAAGTTCCAGCATTGGACGATGAACTTGCAAAAGATATCGACGAAGAAGTGGAAACACTTGACGAGCTGAAAGAAAAGTACCGCAAAGAATTGTCAGAAGCTAAGGAAACAGCTTATAACGATGCGGTAGAAGCAGCAGCTATTGATAAAGCAGTAGCAAACGCTGAAATCGTTGACTTGCCAGCAGAAATGGTCCACGAAGAAGTACACCGCGCTGTTAATGAATTCTTGGGCAATATGCAACGCCAAGGAATCTCACCTGACATGTACTTCCAAATCACTGGTACAACTCAGGAAGACCTACACAAACAATACGAAGCAGATGCTGAGTCACGCACTAAGACAAACCTTGTCGTAGAAGCAGTTGCTAAGGCAGAAGGTTTTGAAGCTAGCGCAGAAGAAATCGAAGCAGAAGTAACTTCATTGGCTACAGACTACAACATGGAAGTAGAACGTGTTCGTCAATTGCTGTCAGAAGACATGCTGAAACACGACATTGCTATCAAGAAAGCTGTTGAAGTGATTACAAGTACTGCAAAAGTGAAATAAAGATGAAAGAGGCAAGATATGATTCTTGCCTCTTTTTTTTATAAAACAAGAGTTGATTCTGCTATAATAATAGTATAGCTAAAAGGAAATCCTGCTCTGTCGCTAGTCCATAGAACTCGTGAAGGAGGTCGAGCATGAAAAGCAGTAAAAAATCTTATCTGAAGCTAAGCTTGCTTCTTCTCTTTTTTATTTTCTATTGGCTAATAGTCAATCTTTTATTTCATAATGCAGCGTTTTTTTGGCTCCTTTTATTAGCTGGTATGGCCCTGGCTGTAATTGCTAAGAGCTACTACAAACTTTCAAAAAGGGACTGGATAACAGCTATTATTCTGGGATTTTTGGCGGTTTTTTCGAATCCTATTTTTGCTGCTTTGACTGTCCTGACTTATCTGGCTAGCAGTCTTTTATTGAAGGAAAAGGAAAAATTCAGAACCCTTTTAAGACTCAATAGTCCGAAACAAGCAGCTCTTGCTTTGATTTTGGGGCTTCTTGTGGGCTTTGTGCTGGGGTTTTTCAATCTCGCTTTGGCACAAGAGCCTATCAGTCTACCAGGCTCTTTTCCTATTCAGGCTGTCCTAGATGCTCTCCGCGCAGGTGTATTTGAAGAAGTATCTTTTAGATTATTTTTCTTTGCTATTATCATTTACCTGACTAAAAAAGATACTTTTTCAAAAGTGGAGAATTTGTTAGTTTATGGTATTCTGATCTTGCCTCATACTCTGATTCACTTTAGTCTGGAAAAGTTTGATATAGGAAGTGTCCTTATTCTTAGTCTTGTTTTCGGCTTGCCTTTTGCTTTTTTGCTTCGGAAACAGGGGCTCTACAGCGCCATAACGGCCCATACTGTAGTCGATTTGCTTAGGTTCGTTTTTTTAGGAATTTGAAAAAATTAACTTAAAATATAAATGGTAACCCTTTGACTATTTTTGGAAATTAGCGTAAAATAGTAAGGAAAGACAAAAAAGGAGAAAAGCCTTGGAATTAGAAGTATTTGCTGGACAGGAAAAAAGTGAGCTTTCTATGATTGAAGTGGCGCGTGCCATTTTGGAAGCCCGCGGACGCGACCATGAGATGTATTTTAATGATTTGGTCAATGAAATTCAAAACTATCTGGAAAAATCAAACAGTGAGATTCGTGATGCTCTGCCTTTATTCTACACAGAACTCAATGTAGACGGCAGCTTTATTCCGCTGGGAGATAATAAATGGGGCCTGCGTTCATGGTATGCTATTGACGAAGTGGATGAAGAAATCATTGCTTTGGAAGAGACTGATGAGGACGACGCACCTAAGAAACGCAAGAAGAAACGCGTCAATGCCTTTATGGATGGCGACGAGGATGCCATTGACTACAGCGATGACGATCCAGAAGATGAGGACGGCTACGAAGCAGATCCAGCTCTCTCATACGATGAGGAAAATCCAGACGATGAGAAGAACGAAGTGGAAGCTTATGATGCTGAAATCAACGAAATTGCTCCAGATGATCTAGGTGAAGAAGTCGAACTCAACGAAGAAGATGACGACTACTCTGACGAAGACACGGAGACCGAAGAGGAAGAATAAATCAACCAAAAGAAGCAAGGGACGCAATCCTTTGTTTCTTTTAATATTCCTTGAAATATAAGTTCTGAAGGTGTAGAATACTAATAAAATTTAATAAAGAAAAGATGGAGGTATGCTGCTATGAAATTTGTCATTGATAAGAGTCTGGGTGAACTAGGCATAAAAAGTGTCGTTATCGGGATTGCCAAGAATGTCAATCCTCATGCAGAACTGTCTTCCTCATTTCTAAAAAAGAAAAAGGAAATGGAAGACTGGGCTTTAGCCTGCGACTTGGATGAGGTGCTTGAGTCGCCGGTGGTTCAAGGTTATATAGAGATACTGCAGCGCGTAGGTCGCAGTGTCAAGAAAAATCCTCCGACGGTTCCTGCTCTGATTCGCAATATCCAGCACCGAGGCTCGCTCCCTCATATTAATAGCATTATTGATATTTATAACGTTGAAGCCCTGCATTCCCTACTGGCTATTGGAGGGCATGATTTTGATAAGATTGAAGGTCAGATAGAATTCACCGTAAGCCAAAAGGAAGATGTTTTTCTGCCTATTTTGTCCAAGGAGAAGCATGTTGCCAAGACGGACTATGTCTATCGGGATGCCAAAGGCATTTTGGCTTGGCTGGATGTACGTGACAGCGAGTATTATAAGTTTGATGAGGAGACCAAGGCTGCCATTTTCATCATTCAGGGGAATGCCAATACCTCTGTCGAAATGCGTCTGGCAGCCTTGGAACGAATCCGTCACGATTTAGCAGAGTGCATGCCTGATGTAGAATTTGAAACACATGTCATTAGTATTGGTGAAAATGGATGAAAACCGACTGAAATCATTTGACAATTTTTTAGATTTGCGATATCATACTGTTCGGGCACCTCTTTTAGAGGTCAGAGCTTCCTGTGTTCAGGGAGCTATTTTTCTTTTTCAGACAAATTATGGAAAATCCTCCTCTAGATAAGTTTCCAGCAACTGCGATGCTGCTGGAACGAATTGTTTTATGAAAAGGAGCACGTATGTCAACTAAATATATTTTTGTCACCGGCGGTGTGGTTTCTTCTATCGGGAAAGGGATTGTGGCAGCTAGCTTGGGCCGGCTTTTGAAGAATCGCGGTCTCAAGGTTACGATTCAGAAATTTGATCCTTATATCAACATTGATCCTGGTACCATGAGCCCTTACCAGCATGGGGAAGTGTTTGTCACAGATGATGGAGCCGAGACGGATCTGGATCTGGGGCATTATGAGCGTTTTATTGACATTAATCTCAATAAATACTCCAATGTCACCACTGGTAAAATCTATAGCGAAGTCCTGCGCAAGGAGCGTAAAGGAGAGTATCTGGGGGCGACGGTCCAAGTCATTCCGCATATTACGGATGCTCTCAAGGACAAGATCAAGCGGGCTGCACGGACGACGGACTCGGATGTAATTATCACCGAGGTCGGAGGTACAGTGGGCGACATTGAGTCTCTTCCTTTCTTAGAAGCTCTGCGCCAGATGAAGGCGGATGTCGGAGCAGACAATGTTATGTATATCCATACGACCCTCCTGCCCTATCTCAAGGCGGCTGGCGAAATGAAGACCAAGCCGACTCAGCATTCTGTCAAAGAACTGCGAGGTCTGGGGATTCAGCCAAATATGCTGGTCATCCGTACAGAAGAGCCAGCTGGGCAAAATATCAAAAATAAGCTGGCTCAATTCTGTGATGTGGCGCCGGAGGCGGTCATTGAGTCGTTGGATGTGGAGCATCTTTACCAAATTCCTCTAAATTTGCAGGCCCAAAAGATGGACCAAATCGTCTGTGACCATCTGAAGCTGGATGTGCCGGATGCGGATATGACAGAGTGGTCAGCTATGGTAGAGAAAGTGATGAGTCTGGAAAAGCAGGTCCATATTGCTCTGGTCGGTAAGTATGTTGAGTTGCCAGATGCCTATATTTCAGTTGTCGAAGCGCTCAAGCATGCCGGCTATGCCAATGATGCGGAAGTTAAGATTAACTGGATTGATGCGAATCAGCTAACGGCCGAAAACGCGGCAGAGCTTCTTGGAAGTGCAGATGGGATTATCGTTCCGGGTGGCTTTGGTCAGAGAGGAACTGAAGGGAAGATTCAGGTAATCCGCTATGCGCGTGAGCAGGATGTGCCTATGCTGGGCATTTGCTTGGGTATGCAGCTAACCTGTGTCGAATTCGCCCGTCACGTCCTGGGATTGGCTGATGCCAACTCAGCGGAGCTCAATCCAGACACACCATATCCGATTATTGACCTCATGCGTGATCAGATTGATGTCGAAGACTTGGGTGGAACGCTGAGACTGGGGCTCTATCCTTCTAAGCTTAAGCCTGGCTCTAAGGCAGCAGCGGCTTACGACTATCAAGAAGTCGTTCAGCGCCGTCACCGTCATCGTTATGAGTTTAACAATGCTTTCCGCGAGCAGTTTGAGGCAGCTGGATTTGTATTTTCTGGAGTCTCACCGGACAATCGCTTGGTCGAAATAGTGGAAATCCCAGAAAATAAATTCTTCGTGGCCTGTCAATACCACCCAGAGCTTTCTAGCCGACCGAACCGAGCTGAAGGTCTTTATACGGCATTTGTCACAGCAGCGGTAGAAAAGAGCCAGGAGAGATAGACTTGCTTTGTCTGACCTAAGCGACTTTTCTAGAGAAATGTTATAATGAAAAACAAAAGGAGGGAAGAAGATGTTTCTAAATATTTTAGCTAGTATTCGTACTAATAATTTTCAGGATGAGCATTGTATAGAAAAAATCCAAGCTCTCTGGCAGGAACAAGAGGGAGCTGTGAAAGAAGCTTTTTCTGAGGGGGAACCGGTCTATGCTGTCTATCATGACTATGCCAGTGATTACAAAGGAGACTATAGTCTCTCTATCTGCCGTTTGACAGATGGGGAAGTCTATGATTTTGATACCTCTGAGCAGACCTATCAAGTGTTTGAAGCGGATAAGGAGGGTCCTCAAGCGGTTCTTCATGCTTGGCAAAGGATTTGGCAAGCAGAAGAAACAGGTGAGCTTCATCGGGACTACACTATTGACTTTGAAAAATACGATCCCGACCAAACAGTGGCTGTCTTTGTTGCGACTCAGCAGCACTGAGTTTTCTGTGTTCCTGCCTTAGATGCATTTTCGCTTAGATTTCCTAGATTTGCTGATTGAGTAGAAGGTTGATTTTTTGAAATAAAGTCAAAAATTTTCTTGACAAGCCTTAGCTGTCCTGTTATACTAGTAAGGTACTCAATCGCGGGGATGGCGGAATTGGCAGACGCGCAGGACTAAGGATCCTGTGACCGCTTTAGGTCGTGAGGGTTCAAGTCCCTCTCTCCGCATCAAGTAAGCTGGCTTTGGCCAGCTTTTTCTTTTTGCACTAGAGACGCTTAAAAAGGCTAATCGTCTCCCTGTAATTCTTTAAAATTTCAGGAAAAACTAGCAATTTTAGTGAAAAAGTGATAAAATAAACAATGTAAGTGGTTTAACCACAAAAAATAAGAGGAGGCCTGATAAGAATGGCAATCGTTTCAGCAGAAAAATTTGTCCAAGCAGCTCGTGACAATGGTTACGCAGTTGGTGGATTCAACACAAACAACCTTGAGTGGACTCAAGCTATCCTGCGTGCGGCAGAAGCTAAGAAAGCACCAGTGCTTATCCAAACTTCAATGGGTGCTGCTAAATACATGGGTGGTTACAAAGTTGCTCGTAACTTGATCGCTAACCTTGTAGAATCAATGGGCATCACTGTACCAGTTGCGATTCACTTGGACCATGGTCACTACGAAGATGCACTTGAGTGTATCGAAGTTGGTTACACTTCTATCATGTTTGATGGTTCACACCTTCCAGTAGAAGAAAACCTTAAATTAGCTAAAGATGTTGTTGAAAAAGCACACGCTAAAGGTATCTCAGTAGAAGCTGAAGTTGGTACTATCGGTGGTGAAGAAGACGGTATCATTGGTAAAGGTGAATTGGCTCCAATCGAAGACGCTAAAGCAATGGTTGAAACTGGAATCGACTTCTTGGCAGCAGGTATCGGTAACATCCACGGCCCTTACCCAGCAAACTGGGAAGGTCTTGACCTTGACCACTTGAAGAAATTGACAGAAGCTCTTCCAGGCTTCCCAATCGTATTGCACGGTGGTTCAGGTATTCCTGATGACCAAATCCAAGCAGCTATCAAACTTGGTGTTGCGAAAGTTAACGTTAACACTGAATGTCAAATCGCATTCGCTAATGCAACTCGTGCATTTGCTCGTGACTACGAAGCAAACGAAGCAGAATACGACAAGAAGAAACTCTTCGACCCTCGTAAATTCTTGGCTAATGGTGTAAAAGCTATCCAAGCATCAGTTGAAGAACGTATCGATGTATTCGGTTCAGAAGGTAAAGCTTAATCTAGCTGAACAATACAAAACAGAAACCTGCCCGTAAGGGTGGGTTTTTTGGTGGTTTGAGGAACTAACTAAGTTTTAATTCACTAATGATTGTACAAAAAAATAGAAATAACTATGCTTAGGGAAGGGTAGCTTTAGTTAGTGTGGAAATTATATTAAGCTCATTTGATAAATATTTTATTAGAAAGCTCAATATGTTATAATTAATTAAAAATAAGGAGAAAGGTTGTCCTATGTCAACAATTGATATTAGCGAGGAAAAGCTATATAAAGATTCCTCGGATTTACTAAATATTCTATTAAAAGATCGGACGACAAAGAAATCTATTGTCTGGGGGACACATTCTTATGAGTTGTTGGGAAAGGGCTTTGGTCCCAGCGATCGTATTACACCAAGAAAAGTGACAGGGGGCTTCGCCAGCTTAATTCAGCCCAGATCTGAAAAGTCTAAGCATGAACAAAAAGATCGAACCAAGATTAGAGCTGAAGTCTTTACACCAACTTGTTTAGTTGAAAAGCAAAATGGTTATGTTGAAGCCAATCTTGAGGCTCTATCACTTGAAGATTATATCCAGGTGCGTTGGCTAGAAATTACCTGTGGTGAAGCACCCTATATGGTTACTCGCTATGATACAGTGACTGGTGAGGAAATTCCATTATCTGAACGAGTTGGTTTTCTTGATAGAAAATTGCAGCGCATTAGTCGTGAGGTCTCAGATGAAGCCACCTTCTATGAACTCGTAAAAAAAGCTTATCGTTCTTCTTATGGTTATGAATATCAAGGAGACTCTCTCCTCTTGGCGCGTGAAAATCTTTTAGCGACCTTCGAGGACTACTATCTTGCAAAGACTGGAAATCAACCAAGATTAGAGCAGAAGAAAGAAATTGCGACTATTATCTCCTACAATGTCTTTCAAATGGATGGATTGAATAAAATCAGTCCTTACTCAGCTACACAAGAGCAATCTCAACAGCTAAGCTTGTTTTCAGATGAGCTAGAAGTAGAACAAGCAGAAGAATCTAAAACCCAAATCAAAGACTGGAAAAAGAATAAAATGATAGGTTTTGAGAGCCTATCAAGCGAGGAAAGTGAAATGAAATTTGATGTCGTGATAGGAAATCCGCCTTACCAAGAGGAGGCACAGGGAACAAGTACGAGTGATGACCCGGTATACCATTTGTTTATTGATGAAGCGAGTAAAATTTCAGATAAATCAATCTTAATTACACCAGCAAGATTTTTATTCAATGCTGGAAAAACACCTAAATCATGGAATAAAAAAATTCTTAGTAGCAAACATTATAAGGTGTGTTATTATAAACAAAATAGTTCAGAAGTTTTCGTTGGAACTGACATAAAGGGTGGTGTAGCAATTACCTATTATGATGCTCAAAAGATGCAAGGACCTATAGGTACATTTACTCATTTTAAGGAACTTAATAGTATACTAAAAAAAGTTGAGAATAATTTTGACTTTAAGTCAATAATGGAAATCATTTATACACAGTCAAAATTTGATTTGGAAAAACTCTATGAAGACTATCCTAATTATAAAAATTTAATAGGTAGTAATGGTAAAGATAAGCGATTAAGAAAACCAATTCTAGGAAGACTTGATATTTTTTCTGAACAAGAAGCAGAGGATTGTTTTAAAATTTTAGGCAGATTAAACAATGAAAGAGTTTATCGTTTTATTCCTAAAAAATATTTA
This window of the Streptococcus sanguinis genome carries:
- a CDS encoding Eco57I restriction-modification methylase domain-containing protein, yielding MSTIDISEEKLYKDSSDLLNILLKDRTTKKSIVWGTHSYELLGKGFGPSDRITPRKVTGGFASLIQPRSEKSKHEQKDRTKIRAEVFTPTCLVEKQNGYVEANLEALSLEDYIQVRWLEITCGEAPYMVTRYDTVTGEEIPLSERVGFLDRKLQRISREVSDEATFYELVKKAYRSSYGYEYQGDSLLLARENLLATFEDYYLAKTGNQPRLEQKKEIATIISYNVFQMDGLNKISPYSATQEQSQQLSLFSDELEVEQAEESKTQIKDWKKNKMIGFESLSSEESEMKFDVVIGNPPYQEEAQGTSTSDDPVYHLFIDEASKISDKSILITPARFLFNAGKTPKSWNKKILSSKHYKVCYYKQNSSEVFVGTDIKGGVAITYYDAQKMQGPIGTFTHFKELNSILKKVENNFDFKSIMEIIYTQSKFDLEKLYEDYPNYKNLIGSNGKDKRLRKPILGRLDIFSEQEAEDCFKILGRLNNERVYRFIPKKYLASHENLLKYKVLVPAANGSGAIGEVLSTPLVGTPLVGFTDTFISFGAFDTESEAKAMLKYIKSKFARAMLGILKITQDNTKDKWQYVPLQDFTVNSDIDWTQSVADIDRQLYKKYDLSQEEIAFIETHVREMD